From Serratia fonticola:
CGAAGGTATTGGCGGCTACCCGATCGGCACCCAGGAAGATGTGCTGTCACTGATTTCCGGCGGTTTTGACTCTGGTGTTTCCAGCTATATGCTGATGCGCCGTGGCTGTCGCGTACATTATTGCTTCTTTAATCTGGGTGGCGCGGCGCACGAAATTGGCGTCAAGCAGGTTGCCTACTATCTGTGGAACCGCTTCGGCAGCTCGCACAAGGTGCGCTTTGTGGCGATCGATTTCGAACCGGTGGTCGGTGAGATCCTGGAAAAGGTCGATGACGGCCAGATGGGCGTGGTGCTCAAACGCATGATGGTGCGTGCCGCTTCCCAGGTTGCTGAACGTTATGGCGTCCAGGCTTTGGTGACCGGCGAAGCGCTGGGCCAGGTTTCCAGTCAGACCCTGACCAACCTGCGCCTGATCGATAACGCCTCCGATACCCTGATCCTGCGCCCGCTGATCTCACATGATAAAGAGCACATCATCAACGTGGCGCGTGAAATCGGCACCGAAGACTTCGCCAAGACCATGCCGGAGTATTGTGGTGTGATCTCAAAAAGCCCGACGGTCAAGGCAATCAAAACCAGGATTGAAGAGGAAGAAGGGCACTTTGACTTCGAAATCCTCGATCGCGTGGTGCGCGAAGCACGTAACGTCGATATCCGCACTATCGCAGAAGAAACCAGTCAGCAGGTTGCCGAAGTAGAAACCGTGGCTGAATTCAGCGCTGACGAAGTGATCCTGGATATCCGTTCGGTGGACGAGCAGGAAGAGAAGCC
This genomic window contains:
- the thiI gene encoding tRNA uracil 4-sulfurtransferase ThiI, with product MKFIIKLFPEITIKSQSVRLRFIKILTTNIRNVLKQYDETLAVVRHWDFIEVRAKDEDQRPVIADALTRIPGIHHILEVEDRAYTDVHHIFEQTLETYREQLEGKTFCVRVKRRGKHEFSSQDVERYVGGGLNQHIESARVKLSHPQVTVNLEIDDDKLMLVKARREGIGGYPIGTQEDVLSLISGGFDSGVSSYMLMRRGCRVHYCFFNLGGAAHEIGVKQVAYYLWNRFGSSHKVRFVAIDFEPVVGEILEKVDDGQMGVVLKRMMVRAASQVAERYGVQALVTGEALGQVSSQTLTNLRLIDNASDTLILRPLISHDKEHIINVAREIGTEDFAKTMPEYCGVISKSPTVKAIKTRIEEEEGHFDFEILDRVVREARNVDIRTIAEETSQQVAEVETVAEFSADEVILDIRSVDEQEEKPLQLAQVEVKLLPFYKLGTQFADLDQSKTYLLYCERGVMSRLQALYLLEQGYANVKVYRP